The genomic stretch aagcaccggccctggattcaggaggacctgagttcaaatctggccttagacacttgacacttactagctgtgtgaccctgggcaaatcacttaaccctcattgccccagaaaaaaaagattaatattgTGGACTTATAACAAGTAATTTGGTCCCATAAAGGTATATTCAAAGACATCTCATTCCTATACAGAGATAGAGGTAAGAGAAATCCACTAATGTGAACCATTACATAAAATATCTGTCTTACAGACTGTAGCATTTGCCAAATTTCAGTCTATCCAACAAATATGGAACTCTTATTTAGGAATTAATTAATTGCCTATTCAAATGATTTTGACCAAATATTTGCTcattcaggaaaaaaatcataacgACAAATAATTTTTAGTGAGCAAAAGTTTTGATATCCATTACTTTCTTGAGGGTTTCTTTTACATCTTTGTTTCTCAGACTGTAAATAAGTGGATTCAGCATAGGAATTACCACAGTATAAAAAACTGAGGTCACTCTAACTATGAGCCATGAACTTTTGGAACTAGGAATAcaataaagaaagagaatagtCCCATAGAAGATGGTAACAGCTGTCAGGTGGGAGGCACAGGTGGAGAAAGCCTTATGTCTCCCACTGGCTGAATGCATTTTCATGATGGtgacaaaaatacaaatataggATGTGAGGATAATGAGAAGAGTGCAAAGTGCATCAAAGTTAGCAAAAATAAATAGCATCATTTCACTAAAGTGTTTATCAGAGCAGGAGGCTGAGAGGATGACAGTATACTCACAGAGAAAATTATTGATAAGGTTAGTCCCACAAAATGACAACACAATGAGAGAGGAGGTAAATATGAAGGAGGAAATGATGCCCCATGAATATGCTGCAGCCACCAGAAGGGTACACAGTTTCTGTGACATGGAAACAGCATAAAGGAGGGGTTTGCAAATGGCCACAAAACGGTCATAGGCCATCACTGCCAGTAGGAATGTTTCTGTCACCAAAAAGTTGGCAGTAAAAAATAACTGCGTGAGGCAGCCCTCAAAGGAGATAGTTCTGTCTTCCACAACTAGGTTTTCTAAGAGCTTGGGTGTGACTCCAGTGGAGTAACAGAAATCCACAAAAGATAAGTGGCTGAGGAAAAAGTACATGGGGGTATGGAGTTTAGGGTTGATCCTGATGATCACAATAATGCCCAGATTTCCCACTACAGTGACCATATAGATGGTCAAGAACAATAGAAAGAGGGGGACTTGGAGGTCTGGATAATCTGAGAAGCCTAAAAGGATGAATATGACTGAAGCACTCTGATTCTTGTCAGTTGTTATCATGGTTCCTCCTCAAAAGGATTCAATATGGATtctgagaaagagaaagtgatgttaagacaattaataaatacttttattttttattctttattaattgactagaattttattttctaaaatatatataaaaacaaattttaacatcatttttaaaaaaaaaattgtgttccaacttctcttcctcctccattcccacccacaCCCACTaaaactcaagcatttcaaaataagttatacataagtagtcatggaaaacatactCACATTAGCTAGGCTatgagaaaaaacagtcaaaaacacccccaaatcttcagattgaggaaagaggaaatgtgtttccatctgttttcagatgctatcagttctttctctgtagatgagttgccattttcataagtccttcagggttatattggatcattgccttgctgaaaataacttgGGTTTACATAAATAGTAATTTATCTATGTTTTCTTAAGTACCTGGCAATAATCTTTTTCAGAAACCTACCTGAT from Dromiciops gliroides isolate mDroGli1 chromosome 6, mDroGli1.pri, whole genome shotgun sequence encodes the following:
- the LOC122732843 gene encoding olfactory receptor 5D18-like — protein: MITTDKNQSASVIFILLGFSDYPDLQVPLFLLFLTIYMVTVVGNLGIIVIIRINPKLHTPMYFFLSHLSFVDFCYSTGVTPKLLENLVVEDRTISFEGCLTQLFFTANFLVTETFLLAVMAYDRFVAICKPLLYAVSMSQKLCTLLVAAAYSWGIISSFIFTSSLIVLSFCGTNLINNFLCEYTVILSASCSDKHFSEMMLFIFANFDALCTLLIILTSYICIFVTIMKMHSASGRHKAFSTCASHLTAVTIFYGTILFLYCIPSSKSSWLIVRVTSVFYTVVIPMLNPLIYSLRNKDVKETLKKVMDIKTFAH